A genome region from Syntrophaceae bacterium includes the following:
- a CDS encoding ABC transporter substrate-binding protein, which produces MRFWIVAAVAVTLMLGAAPGQSLAQSQEKVIKIGTIFPLTGPVALAGQRCKAAVETAVEIINNKHPNIKVPLANQAGLLGGYKIVLVHADSQGKPDVGKAEAERLINQEGVWALIGAYNSSVSGPASLVAERAKKIFMCGASSAASLTQRKEMKYFFRTASTDEIESQEFVEVLEWLNKTQKNANIKTLGIIYENSVFGKNAAQQAMKAAAGKFQVVADVPFNPGATNLDSEIQTLKGKNPDALFGAVLGADYALMVKTMKKMNWVPKVSLNYCSGYQDPVIAKQLGPDANYFMGSTAYSPEFQSMMPAVAEVEKIFKSKTGGVPYDSDSIQETIAMLVLAQAIEKSKSLDPTVVAETLHANTWPSPLSLSGKVAFVPGGQNKYALSLITQLQGGKYKKIFPVEKADTKPVFPIPPWDKR; this is translated from the coding sequence ATGAGATTCTGGATCGTGGCCGCCGTGGCCGTCACCCTGATGCTGGGTGCGGCCCCGGGGCAGTCCCTGGCCCAGTCGCAGGAAAAGGTCATCAAGATCGGCACCATCTTCCCCCTGACGGGCCCCGTCGCGCTGGCCGGCCAGCGCTGCAAGGCCGCGGTGGAGACGGCCGTCGAGATCATCAACAACAAGCACCCCAACATCAAGGTCCCGCTGGCGAACCAGGCCGGCCTGCTCGGCGGCTACAAGATCGTGCTCGTGCACGCCGACAGCCAGGGCAAGCCCGACGTGGGCAAGGCCGAGGCCGAGCGCCTGATCAACCAGGAGGGCGTGTGGGCCCTCATCGGCGCCTACAACAGCTCGGTGAGCGGGCCGGCGAGCCTCGTGGCCGAGCGCGCCAAGAAGATCTTCATGTGCGGGGCCTCGAGCGCCGCCTCCCTGACCCAGCGCAAGGAGATGAAGTACTTCTTCCGCACGGCGTCGACCGACGAGATCGAATCGCAGGAGTTCGTCGAAGTCCTCGAGTGGCTCAACAAGACCCAGAAGAACGCCAACATCAAGACCCTCGGCATCATCTACGAGAACTCCGTGTTCGGCAAGAACGCCGCCCAGCAGGCCATGAAGGCGGCCGCCGGCAAGTTCCAGGTCGTGGCCGACGTGCCCTTCAACCCCGGCGCCACCAACCTCGACAGCGAAATCCAGACGCTGAAGGGCAAGAACCCCGACGCCCTCTTCGGGGCCGTCCTGGGCGCGGACTACGCCCTGATGGTCAAGACGATGAAGAAGATGAACTGGGTGCCGAAGGTCTCCCTGAACTACTGCAGCGGCTACCAGGACCCGGTCATCGCCAAGCAGCTCGGCCCCGATGCGAACTACTTCATGGGTTCCACGGCCTACTCGCCCGAGTTCCAGAGCATGATGCCCGCCGTGGCCGAGGTGGAGAAGATCTTCAAGTCCAAGACCGGCGGCGTGCCCTATGACAGCGACAGCATCCAGGAGACGATCGCCATGCTGGTGCTCGCGCAGGCCATCGAGAAGTCCAAGAGCCTCGATCCCACCGTGGTGGCCGAGACCCTCCATGCCAACACGTGGCCCTCGCCGCTGTCCCTGAGCGGCAAGGTGGCCTTCGTCCCGGGCGGCCAGAACAAGTACGCCCTGAGCCTCATCACGCAGCTCCAGGGCGGCAAGTACAAGAAGATATTCCCCGTGGAGAAGGCGGACACGAAACCCGTGTTCCCCATCCCGCCGTGGGACAAGCGCTGA
- a CDS encoding IS630 family transposase, with amino-acid sequence MSRPLAPLTLTEEERETLLRWARRPKTAQALACRARIVLACAAGRSNGEVAEALQLTRQTIGKWRNRFVESRLDGLLDEPRPGAPRAISDQEVERVITMTLESSPRDATHWSTRSMAAASGLSQSAISRIWRAFALQPHRCETFKLSTDPLFIEKVRDIVGLYLNPPERALVLCVDEKSQIQALDRTQPILPMRPGQIERRTHDYRRNGTTSLFAALNVKTGEVIGQCHRRHRAVEFRKFLDRIDNAVPESLDVHLILDNYSTHKTPAIRAWLAKRPRFHVHFTPTGASWLNLVERWFAALTEKQIRRGTHRSTRQLETAIKDYLSIHNANPKPFVWTKTADDILASLSRFCKRINDSRH; translated from the coding sequence ATGAGTCGTCCGCTTGCTCCCCTGACGCTGACCGAGGAAGAGAGAGAAACGCTGCTTCGGTGGGCGCGAAGACCGAAAACCGCTCAAGCCCTTGCCTGCAGGGCAAGGATCGTGCTTGCCTGTGCAGCCGGCAGATCCAACGGTGAGGTGGCCGAGGCGCTTCAACTCACCCGGCAGACCATCGGCAAGTGGCGGAATCGGTTCGTCGAGAGTCGTCTGGACGGCTTGCTGGACGAACCGCGGCCCGGCGCCCCGAGAGCCATCTCGGATCAGGAGGTTGAACGGGTGATCACCATGACGTTGGAATCGTCCCCGAGAGATGCGACGCACTGGAGCACCCGTTCGATGGCAGCGGCCTCCGGGCTGAGCCAGAGTGCGATCAGTCGCATTTGGCGCGCCTTTGCCTTGCAGCCCCACCGTTGCGAGACCTTCAAGCTCTCCACGGATCCGCTCTTTATTGAGAAGGTCCGGGACATTGTGGGCTTGTACCTCAATCCGCCGGAGCGTGCGCTGGTCTTGTGCGTCGATGAGAAGTCCCAGATTCAGGCGCTGGATCGCACACAGCCCATTCTCCCGATGCGACCCGGGCAGATTGAACGGCGCACCCATGACTACCGTCGCAACGGGACGACGTCCCTCTTTGCCGCCCTGAATGTGAAAACCGGGGAGGTGATCGGGCAATGCCATCGGAGGCATCGGGCTGTCGAGTTTCGGAAGTTCCTGGATCGAATCGACAACGCGGTCCCTGAATCGTTGGATGTTCACTTGATCCTGGACAATTACAGCACGCACAAGACGCCTGCCATCCGTGCCTGGTTGGCCAAGAGGCCACGCTTCCACGTGCACTTCACCCCCACGGGCGCTTCTTGGCTCAATCTGGTCGAACGATGGTTTGCCGCCCTCACGGAAAAACAGATCCGCAGGGGGACCCATCGGAGCACGCGGCAGTTGGAGACGGCGATCAAAGACTATCTCTCGATCCATAACGCAAATCCGAAACCGTTTGTGTGGACGAAAACAGCGGATGACATCTTGGCATCCCTCTCACGCTTTTGTAAGCGGATTAATGACTCGCGACACTAG
- a CDS encoding NYN domain-containing protein has product MVPPRSVEKAESEEHPVRLAVLIDADNAQAAVIEGLLAEIARFGEATVRRIYGDFTAPTSASWKKVLQRYAIKPVQQFAYTTGKNVTDSTLIIDAMDLLYTRKFDGFCLITSDSDFTGLAMRLREEGLIVLGFGEKKTPEAFRNACHKFVFTEVLRQNTSARLAGQRSRSKGEKKPAAPQAPAKTAETTHDFPKEFVLTALEQSTDDAGWAQLGTFGSYLTKLQPDFDPRLYGYKKLSDLVRARTDLFVTEERRAPGSTQKVLYLRAK; this is encoded by the coding sequence ATGGTACCCCCGAGATCGGTCGAAAAAGCGGAATCCGAAGAGCATCCCGTACGCCTGGCGGTGCTCATCGACGCCGACAATGCGCAGGCCGCCGTCATCGAGGGCCTTCTCGCGGAAATCGCGCGATTCGGCGAAGCGACCGTGCGGCGCATTTACGGGGATTTCACCGCCCCGACGAGCGCATCGTGGAAGAAGGTGCTGCAGCGCTACGCCATCAAGCCGGTTCAGCAGTTCGCCTACACCACCGGGAAGAACGTCACGGACAGCACGCTGATCATCGACGCGATGGACCTGCTCTACACGCGCAAGTTCGACGGGTTCTGCCTGATCACGAGCGACAGCGATTTCACGGGTCTGGCGATGCGGCTGCGCGAGGAGGGTCTCATCGTTCTCGGGTTCGGCGAGAAGAAGACGCCGGAGGCGTTCCGTAACGCCTGTCATAAATTCGTCTTCACGGAGGTCCTTCGTCAGAATACGTCAGCCCGGCTGGCCGGGCAGCGCTCGAGATCGAAAGGCGAGAAGAAGCCCGCGGCGCCCCAGGCCCCCGCAAAGACGGCGGAGACCACCCATGACTTTCCCAAGGAATTCGTCCTGACGGCGCTCGAGCAGTCGACGGACGACGCGGGCTGGGCCCAACTGGGCACCTTCGGGAGCTACCTGACCAAGCTGCAGCCCGATTTCGACCCCAGGCTCTACGGCTACAAGAAGCTCTCGGATCTCGTCAGGGCGAGGACGGACCTCTTCGTGACGGAAGAGCGAAGGGCGCCGGGATCGACGCAGAAGGTCCTGTACCTTCGCGCGAAATAG
- a CDS encoding tetratricopeptide repeat protein: protein MRLFHAVRCRCPLCRRPRRLRGLCAVAVAVCLIAAHPAFAAEPDLARAETLLREGRYQEAYDLLAPYEEARRGDAAYNALLGRAALKTNRADKARTLLERSLAAAPDSVDAHLGLGRAYLALGNYARAKIEFETVLRFDDLPPDLHRQAEIYAEAAQGYAEGKRLLANGYAIAGLGNYRVNATAGTDAFGGSDTEYNFFSARVGGGLHRALADGYALTGSLDYRFRHYDDPDRRNDSDLRWNSAVSRTLGAGNLAGGLRGRVSYRGNGSYRNDYGLHGDHRYRLDPDNQFRLGAEYRRRAYPDGPLRARSRDIAELTGSWTYSLPEGKAGVTLDAFGGRELALYDRPDGDNNFFGLSATLNFTLTEKLGGFVFGRWQNDRYNIERLNVGPADEILGITTRNDDLYEAGGGLTWQFAPGWSLNPEILYSRDRSNILAVNYSSTEIWMTLRKDF from the coding sequence ATGAGGCTGTTTCATGCGGTTCGTTGCAGATGCCCTTTGTGTCGGCGTCCGCGCCGCCTGCGCGGCCTGTGCGCGGTGGCCGTCGCCGTGTGCCTGATCGCTGCGCATCCGGCGTTTGCCGCCGAACCGGACCTTGCCCGCGCCGAGACGCTCCTTCGCGAGGGCCGCTACCAGGAGGCATACGATCTGCTCGCGCCCTACGAAGAAGCCCGCAGGGGCGACGCCGCGTACAACGCGCTGCTCGGCCGGGCCGCGCTGAAGACAAACCGCGCGGACAAGGCGCGGACGCTTCTCGAGCGGAGCCTTGCGGCGGCCCCGGACTCGGTCGACGCGCACCTGGGGCTGGGCCGCGCCTATCTCGCCCTGGGCAACTATGCGCGGGCCAAGATCGAGTTCGAGACCGTGCTGCGCTTCGACGACCTGCCGCCCGACCTGCACCGGCAGGCCGAGATCTACGCCGAGGCGGCGCAGGGCTATGCCGAGGGCAAGCGCCTGCTCGCCAACGGCTACGCGATAGCGGGCCTCGGCAACTACCGCGTGAATGCCACGGCCGGCACGGATGCGTTCGGCGGGAGCGACACCGAATACAACTTCTTCAGCGCACGGGTCGGCGGCGGGCTGCACCGTGCGCTCGCCGACGGTTACGCGCTGACCGGCAGCCTGGACTACCGCTTCCGGCACTACGACGACCCCGACCGCCGGAACGACTCCGACCTGCGCTGGAACAGCGCCGTCAGCCGCACGCTCGGCGCGGGCAACCTGGCCGGCGGCCTGAGGGGCCGGGTGAGCTACCGGGGCAACGGCAGCTACCGCAACGACTACGGCCTCCACGGCGACCACCGCTACCGCCTCGACCCCGACAACCAGTTCAGGCTGGGCGCAGAGTACCGGCGCCGCGCCTACCCGGACGGCCCGCTGCGCGCCCGAAGCCGCGACATCGCCGAGCTGACCGGCAGCTGGACCTATTCGCTGCCGGAGGGCAAGGCGGGCGTGACCCTGGATGCCTTCGGCGGTCGCGAACTCGCCCTTTACGACCGCCCCGACGGCGACAACAACTTCTTCGGCTTGTCGGCAACGCTGAACTTCACCCTCACCGAGAAGCTCGGGGGGTTCGTGTTCGGCCGGTGGCAGAACGACCGCTACAACATCGAACGCCTCAACGTCGGCCCCGCCGACGAGATCCTGGGCATCACCACGCGCAACGACGACCTGTACGAGGCCGGCGGCGGCCTGACCTGGCAGTTCGCACCGGGCTGGTCGCTCAACCCGGAAATTCTCTACAGCCGCGATAGGAGCAACATCCTGGCGGTCAATTACAGCTCGACCGAAATCTGGATGACGCTGCGCAAGGACTTCTAG
- a CDS encoding ABC transporter ATP-binding protein, with amino-acid sequence MALLEVRDVTKKFGELVANDRVSFTVEAGSIVGLIGPNGAGKTTLFNCISGLYPVTSGSIVFDGREITGLPSYRIARMGAVRTFQVVRPLKDMNVFENVLVGAFLHDANTARARAAAEHSIRICGLAEFADKDSGDLPIGLKKRLELARALATRPRLLMLDEVMAGLTSTEVNTALDLIRNIRKEGITLLIVEHIMEAIMPIADRVVVLDGGVKLAEGPPAEIIHDERVITAYLGEKFSRRIQARKGGGAHG; translated from the coding sequence TTGGCTCTGCTTGAGGTACGGGACGTCACCAAGAAGTTCGGCGAGCTCGTCGCCAACGACCGCGTGAGCTTCACCGTCGAGGCCGGGTCCATCGTGGGACTCATCGGGCCCAACGGCGCCGGCAAGACGACGCTGTTCAACTGCATCTCCGGGCTCTACCCGGTGACATCGGGGAGTATCGTCTTCGACGGACGGGAGATCACGGGCCTGCCGTCCTACCGGATCGCGCGGATGGGCGCGGTGCGCACCTTCCAGGTCGTCCGGCCGCTCAAGGACATGAACGTCTTCGAAAACGTGCTGGTGGGCGCCTTCCTGCACGACGCCAATACGGCAAGGGCCCGGGCCGCGGCCGAGCACAGCATCCGGATCTGCGGCCTTGCCGAGTTCGCCGACAAGGACTCGGGCGACCTGCCCATCGGCCTCAAGAAACGCCTCGAGCTGGCCCGCGCGCTCGCCACGCGGCCCAGGCTGCTGATGCTCGACGAGGTCATGGCGGGGCTCACCTCCACCGAGGTCAACACGGCCCTGGACCTGATACGCAACATCCGCAAGGAAGGCATCACCCTGCTCATCGTGGAGCACATCATGGAGGCCATCATGCCGATCGCCGACCGGGTCGTCGTGCTCGACGGCGGCGTCAAGCTCGCCGAGGGCCCCCCGGCCGAGATCATCCATGACGAGCGGGTCATCACCGCGTACCTGGGCGAGAAGTTCAGCCGCCGCATACAGGCGCGGAAGGGGGGAGGGGCCCATGGCTGA
- a CDS encoding ABC transporter ATP-binding protein, which produces MAEPILRLVDVHAGYDGVPVVFGVSLEVMPGELVAVVGANGAGKSTTLRNIAGLNNPLRGSIRFEGHDISRLRPHQTLALGISYVPEGRRVFAKLSVEENLRLGAYTEKSEAEIRRRLDEMMQLFPVLRERPRQTAETLSGGEQQMLAIARGLMSRPRLLMLDEMSLGLMPTLVEKMMETVVAINRSGVTVLLVEQMVQEALEIAHRGYVLQSGRIVQSGTAQELLDSEEIRKAYMGM; this is translated from the coding sequence ATGGCTGAACCCATCCTGCGCCTCGTCGACGTGCATGCCGGCTACGACGGCGTCCCCGTCGTTTTCGGCGTCTCCCTGGAGGTCATGCCGGGCGAGCTGGTGGCCGTTGTCGGGGCCAACGGCGCCGGCAAGTCCACGACCCTGCGGAACATCGCGGGCCTCAACAACCCCCTGCGGGGCTCGATCCGGTTCGAGGGGCACGACATCTCGCGCCTCCGCCCCCACCAGACCCTCGCCCTCGGCATCAGCTACGTCCCCGAGGGGCGGCGGGTGTTCGCCAAGCTCTCCGTCGAGGAGAACCTGCGGCTCGGCGCCTACACGGAGAAATCGGAGGCCGAGATCCGGCGGCGCCTCGACGAGATGATGCAGCTCTTCCCCGTGCTGCGCGAGCGGCCGCGCCAGACGGCCGAGACCCTCAGCGGCGGCGAGCAGCAGATGCTCGCGATCGCCCGGGGGCTCATGTCGAGGCCCAGGCTGCTGATGCTCGACGAGATGTCGCTCGGGCTCATGCCCACGCTCGTGGAGAAGATGATGGAGACCGTCGTCGCGATCAACCGCAGCGGGGTCACCGTTCTGCTGGTCGAGCAGATGGTCCAGGAGGCCCTCGAGATCGCCCACCGCGGCTACGTGCTGCAGAGCGGGCGCATCGTCCAGTCGGGCACGGCGCAGGAACTCCTGGACTCCGAGGAGATCCGCAAGGCCTACATGGGGATGTAG
- a CDS encoding branched-chain amino acid ABC transporter permease — MDTLLQVLLDGILNGMLYALVAVGLCLIWGVMDVINFAHGEYVMISMYVTYWLGFLANVDPLVSMFAGGLFIFILGALTYQLIIKYTVGKPPLSALLATFGLAMLLKNLCLNWFTPNYRILSDTWLGDRTFQLGAIIVPVPQLVTAVLALVMIGLVFFMVRRTRFGWAVQATAMDKEAAELMGINTERIYLLVFGIGGATVGIAGGIMPTYLAVHPEVGTMFSLIAFICVAMGGFGSIPGALVAALLVGVVEALAGYYIAPVFKYVAVFGLYLALVLLRPKGIFGW, encoded by the coding sequence ATGGACACTCTGCTTCAAGTCCTTCTGGACGGCATCCTCAACGGCATGCTCTACGCCCTGGTGGCCGTCGGGCTGTGCCTGATCTGGGGCGTCATGGACGTGATCAACTTCGCCCACGGCGAGTACGTGATGATCTCCATGTACGTCACGTACTGGCTGGGCTTCCTGGCCAACGTGGACCCGCTCGTCTCCATGTTCGCGGGCGGCCTCTTCATCTTCATCCTCGGGGCCCTGACCTATCAGCTGATCATCAAGTACACCGTCGGCAAGCCTCCGCTGTCGGCGCTGCTGGCGACCTTCGGCCTGGCGATGCTCCTGAAGAACCTGTGCCTCAACTGGTTCACCCCGAACTACCGCATCCTCTCGGACACGTGGCTGGGCGACAGGACGTTCCAGCTCGGGGCGATCATCGTCCCCGTCCCCCAGCTCGTCACGGCCGTCCTGGCGCTCGTGATGATCGGCCTCGTCTTCTTCATGGTCCGCCGCACGCGCTTCGGATGGGCCGTGCAGGCCACGGCCATGGACAAGGAGGCCGCCGAGCTGATGGGCATCAACACGGAGCGCATCTACCTGCTCGTCTTCGGCATCGGCGGGGCGACGGTCGGCATCGCGGGCGGCATCATGCCCACCTACCTGGCCGTGCACCCCGAGGTGGGCACCATGTTCAGCCTCATTGCGTTCATCTGCGTCGCCATGGGCGGCTTCGGCAGCATCCCGGGCGCGCTGGTGGCGGCGCTGCTGGTGGGCGTCGTCGAGGCCCTGGCCGGCTACTACATCGCGCCCGTCTTCAAGTACGTGGCCGTCTTCGGGCTCTACCTGGCCCTCGTTCTGCTGCGGCCCAAGGGCATTTTCGGGTGGTGA
- a CDS encoding branched-chain amino acid ABC transporter permease: MNQTLRRTDLFWLAFTGLAALVPLVPAIAANSFIMHVLILVLLYASMAQAWNIIGGYGGQTSFGHAVFFGIGAYGAGMAVVTYGMTPWPGALVGIVSAAVVAVLISYPCFKLSGHYFAIATFAIVEIFNRMFLVWDWVGGALGLDYMIVEEGLANLMWYDSKTGYFYCALVLFALVFGIVRFLEGHRFGYYLRAVRAGQETAESLGVNSTAVKLAAMALSAALAALCGAFFVQYNLRVDPGMVMSLDTSMKFVLVTILGGAGTLAGPLLGAAVLIPLQEFTRAKWGGLGGGVDLIIFGFLIILIVIKQPAGITGIVRDIARRRGRKDASGQGGASLGSA, from the coding sequence ATGAACCAAACGCTCAGGCGAACCGACCTCTTCTGGCTGGCCTTCACGGGGCTTGCCGCCCTCGTGCCGCTCGTGCCGGCGATCGCGGCCAACTCGTTCATCATGCACGTGCTCATCCTCGTGCTGCTCTACGCCAGCATGGCCCAGGCGTGGAACATCATCGGCGGCTACGGCGGGCAGACCTCCTTCGGGCATGCCGTGTTCTTCGGCATCGGCGCCTACGGAGCAGGCATGGCCGTCGTCACCTACGGCATGACCCCCTGGCCGGGGGCGCTCGTCGGCATCGTCTCGGCCGCCGTCGTGGCCGTGCTCATCAGCTACCCCTGCTTCAAGCTCAGCGGCCACTACTTCGCCATCGCCACCTTCGCCATCGTGGAGATCTTCAACCGGATGTTTCTCGTCTGGGACTGGGTGGGCGGCGCGCTGGGGCTCGATTACATGATCGTGGAGGAGGGACTGGCCAACCTCATGTGGTACGACTCGAAGACGGGGTACTTCTACTGCGCGCTCGTCTTGTTCGCCCTCGTCTTCGGCATCGTGCGCTTCCTCGAGGGGCACCGGTTCGGCTACTACCTGCGGGCCGTGCGCGCGGGCCAGGAGACGGCCGAGTCGCTCGGCGTCAACTCGACGGCCGTCAAGCTCGCGGCCATGGCCCTGTCGGCCGCGCTCGCCGCCCTGTGCGGCGCCTTCTTCGTGCAGTACAACCTCCGCGTCGACCCCGGCATGGTCATGTCGCTCGACACGTCGATGAAGTTCGTGCTCGTCACGATCCTGGGCGGCGCGGGGACCCTGGCCGGGCCCCTGCTCGGGGCGGCGGTGCTCATCCCCCTGCAGGAGTTCACCCGGGCGAAGTGGGGCGGCCTCGGGGGCGGCGTGGACCTCATCATCTTCGGCTTCCTGATCATCCTCATCGTCATCAAGCAGCCCGCGGGCATCACCGGGATCGTGCGCGACATCGCCAGGCGCCGCGGGCGCAAGGACGCTTCGGGACAAGGAGGTGCTTCCCTTGGCTCTGCTTGA
- a CDS encoding peroxiredoxin produces the protein MSRIPLVGEPAPDFRAQAYHGGKQVEITLSGLRGQWVVLIFYPGDFTCVCPTEIAAVAVKYPALRELGAEVLAVSTDAMESHRDFEQRGLCRMVPGGARFPLVSDPGGEIGSLYGVYDAARKMEMRSHFIIDPEGIVQSVEMVAAPMGRSVSEILRQLRALKEHRATGRMTPCGWEPGKPTLAAEDESGGPTKPWEEWKPREAF, from the coding sequence ATGAGCAGGATTCCCCTTGTCGGCGAACCGGCACCGGATTTCAGGGCGCAGGCCTATCACGGCGGAAAGCAGGTCGAGATCACGCTCTCCGGCCTCCGGGGGCAATGGGTCGTCCTGATCTTCTACCCCGGGGATTTCACCTGCGTGTGCCCGACGGAGATCGCCGCCGTGGCCGTCAAGTACCCCGCCCTGCGCGAGCTCGGCGCGGAGGTGCTGGCGGTGAGCACCGACGCGATGGAGTCCCACCGGGACTTCGAGCAAAGGGGCCTCTGCCGCATGGTGCCCGGCGGCGCGCGGTTCCCCCTCGTCTCGGACCCCGGCGGCGAGATCGGGTCTCTCTACGGGGTCTACGACGCCGCGCGGAAGATGGAGATGCGCAGCCACTTCATCATCGACCCGGAGGGCATCGTCCAGTCCGTGGAGATGGTGGCGGCCCCGATGGGCAGGAGCGTCTCGGAGATCCTCCGCCAGCTGCGGGCCCTGAAGGAACACCGCGCGACGGGGCGGATGACGCCCTGCGGCTGGGAGCCGGGCAAGCCGACCCTGGCCGCGGAGGACGAATCGGGCGGGCCGACGAAGCCCTGGGAGGAGTGGAAGCCCCGCGAGGCCTTCTGA
- a CDS encoding PASTA domain-containing protein, giving the protein MKKIPLSCTVITVLLIVSAATAAAQPAHVPLVRDEALAEAQRILAREGLNAQVTLQPVEHPKLDGVVLAQKISEGTRVARGSTVPLVVGKYSAPTPTSLPNVVGMHVAQARETLERQGWKVDVRREVTDDAGRKDRVLSQSPHAGSQAVPRQTTVLLKVGDQVPQPQRGGLKFSQQGAPSEITMPDTVGKTLADAQNALTGSGITRNRIVVHEQLVRDPRLSAGLVRSQKPAPGTRVPYHPTAFPVEIWVDIFKR; this is encoded by the coding sequence ATGAAAAAGATTCCGCTGTCTTGCACTGTCATCACAGTGCTGCTGATCGTCTCCGCGGCAACCGCGGCAGCCCAGCCGGCCCATGTTCCCCTTGTCAGGGATGAGGCGCTGGCCGAGGCCCAGCGCATCCTCGCAAGGGAGGGGCTCAACGCCCAGGTGACCCTGCAGCCCGTCGAGCATCCGAAGCTGGACGGCGTAGTCCTCGCGCAGAAGATCTCCGAAGGCACGCGCGTCGCGAGGGGCTCGACAGTGCCGCTGGTGGTGGGCAAGTACAGTGCCCCGACCCCCACGAGCCTGCCGAATGTCGTCGGCATGCATGTTGCTCAGGCCCGCGAGACACTCGAAAGGCAAGGCTGGAAAGTCGATGTCAGGCGCGAGGTGACGGACGACGCAGGGAGGAAAGACAGGGTTCTTTCCCAGTCGCCCCATGCCGGATCACAGGCCGTTCCCCGGCAGACAACGGTCCTGCTGAAGGTTGGCGATCAGGTGCCGCAGCCGCAGCGAGGCGGTCTCAAATTTTCTCAGCAGGGCGCACCGAGCGAAATCACCATGCCGGACACGGTCGGAAAGACTCTCGCCGATGCTCAAAATGCCCTGACCGGCAGCGGGATCACCCGGAACCGCATCGTCGTCCACGAGCAGCTCGTTCGTGATCCGAGGTTATCCGCGGGGCTCGTCCGTTCGCAGAAACCGGCTCCCGGGACGAGGGTTCCTTACCACCCGACAGCCTTTCCCGTTGAAATCTGGGTGGATATCTTCAAGCGGTAG